CTCATTGTTCATGTCCGAAAAACTTTACAACTTTACAATTTTCATGTCAGAAAACAAATACTGTGCGCCAGAAACATTAAATTCTATTAAAGCTTAGAGAGCAAAAGAGATAAAATCTAGTTTATgacatttttctttaaaaaaaaatcaaggttgttagacaaataaaaaatgataattatgctagataataaaaatataataaaacaataacaTAAGGAAATATGATAacgtaaaaaaagaaaaggaaatacGAAAAAGATAAGCTAAGAAATTTCATAGTATAGTAGAAACTGAATACTATCACAATTTATTTATACGTTTAGAGTTTCCaataatatttactaaaatttcctttttaatcgaaataaattgtattatatatatcatatctcTATCCTTCAATTTTACCCCCCAAAAAAAAGTATCTCTATCCTTCAACTCAACAaactcaagaaaataaaatagaaacaaagaagaagataattCTGTTAAAGATTTACATCgtacagttacaaaaaaaaaatatttactcgTAGGAATTGGATACTATATTACAATATATCTGATATGatgatataaaatttcaaataatactTACtacaatttcctttttaaatagatattaaaaatggaAAGTGGTTGacacaaaaaaaggaaagtgCATGTTGATTCCAAGTATATAAGCGGACTCATTCCCCTCTCCTTAGAAACTCATTCATCAAACTCTCagcaaaagaaaatacaaacaaaagagGCAGAGCAGATTGATTCCAAGTAGAAACACAGACGTTCTTCGTTATTGTCATCACTATGGCTACTAAATATCCGGGTGGTTCACGATTTGAACCAACGGAGTTGGGGTTGGTGAAGCGGTATCTCAAGAACAAGGTGGAGAAGAACGATAGCGATTGCATCAAAACGTTGAACGTGTACGGAGACGCGCCGTGGCTTCTCCATCACGACACAAACCCTCTGTATGCTAGAAACGAATGGTACTATTTTGTTCCGAGGACAGTAAGAGGTGTCAAGACAGTGAGCCGGATGGTACCAGGAAACGGAGAAAGCTTCTTAGGGGGCACGTGGAAATCAGTAGGtaagagaaaagaaataaagaagaatAAGGAGCTGAAGGGGTACAAGCGTGTACTAGTGTTCAACAAGAACGTGGCTGGGAAGCTAGAGAAGGAGAAGACGGACTGGCACATGGATGAGTATTCCCTTCACAAGAATGGTGATGAGTTCCATGATTTGGTCTTGTGTCATGTCAGACTTCTGAATAGTGCCGAGAGATTCAAACCTCTTGTCCCTCCTGCTCATCAGCTTGATGACAACAATGACAACCACGTCTTACCGAACCAAGAGCAGCAAGAAGCTGGTTTTGCTATGCAAGAGTACAAAGGTGGCGACGTCAATCAACATCagcaacaacaagaagaagaacaagaagattcACGTATGCCTTTACAGAGCAACTACAACCAAGGACAGTATCTATTGGAAGCTAATGTTTGTCAGAATGACATGATGATGCTAGAGAATGACCGTGGCTACTTAAATCAACATcagcatcaacaacaacaacaacaacaacaagagcaAGAAGGTTCACTTATTCTTTCACATCCTCCTTTGGAGATCAACAACAACCAAGAACCGTGTCCGTCTGATGATCTTGCTTATCATGGCGCAAAGGATGATATGACTGGCTATGGACTCATGCCAAATTTTAACGACGCCAATCAACAACATGAGCAGCAACAAGATTCACCCACTCTTCTCCATCCTCCTCTTCAGATCAACGACAACCAAGAACATCATCCATTAGAAGATTATGCTTTTGATGGCGCAGATGATAATGTAACGTTTGACATTGATGAACTCTTGAATAGTCT
The Raphanus sativus cultivar WK10039 chromosome 1, ASM80110v3, whole genome shotgun sequence DNA segment above includes these coding regions:
- the LOC108842514 gene encoding uncharacterized protein LOC108842514, with translation MATKYPGGSRFEPTELGLVKRYLKNKVEKNDSDCIKTLNVYGDAPWLLHHDTNPLYARNEWYYFVPRTVRGVKTVSRMVPGNGESFLGGTWKSVGKRKEIKKNKELKGYKRVLVFNKNVAGKLEKEKTDWHMDEYSLHKNGDEFHDLVLCHVRLLNSAERFKPLVPPAHQLDDNNDNHVLPNQEQQEAGFAMQEYKGGDVNQHQQQQEEEQEDSRMPLQSNYNQGQYLLEANVCQNDMMMLENDRGYLNQHQHQQQQQQQQEQEGSLILSHPPLEINNNQEPCPSDDLAYHGAKDDMTGYGLMPNFNDANQQHEQQQDSPTLLHPPLQINDNQEHHPLEDYAFDGADDNVTFDIDELLNSLDEWKEQEDSPPSLLFPPLQSNDNHGQCPPLVPSQVENHNNTVVPNQEQREALGFANQNDMPMIKKERGDDVEQQQQQQDQEQLQKVLMSFLLAPSWDTDFIFDEADAEDDFIKEILDVHCTQEQLQELEEEQSKALQRVPQAQDSGVRADQVMPKESSQGFLFTNTQT